A section of the Malus sylvestris chromosome 17, drMalSylv7.2, whole genome shotgun sequence genome encodes:
- the LOC126611090 gene encoding protein FAR1-RELATED SEQUENCE 2 isoform X2 — protein sequence MEIDLELPSCEQDKLDIRADKDVNIVDVTDEINVEEERVSYPIMSDRVKEVDGLNAEQGIGSDKDVDIVDISYEVNVEEEHVGSPTTSYHVKEVDGLNAEQSVGLDKDVDILDVADEINVVEESVSALTTSEHVRGADGLSAEESVRSGKHVNGVDVPYEINVEANVSSPTTNDHVKEVYGLNAERRVGSDRDVDIVDVNDEINVDEEHVSSLTSDCVKEEDGFNADQSFGSDKDVDIVDITDEVNVEEEHVTSPITSDHVMEVDGLNAEQSVFSLNDQNDLNNVGVDSLDKGKGVVEEPENGLEFESKEEAYSYYREYARSVGFGITIKASRRSKKSGKFIDIKIACSRFGSKRELGTTVNPRTCITKTDCKASLHIKRKESEKWVVHSFVKEHNHEICPDDFIYAISGRNKKPAIVVPQKTGLQLALDEEDVRVMFEHFMSMQDEDPNFFYAIDFDHEKRLRSVFWVDSKCKRDYSSFCDAVFFDTYYVRNNYKIPFVPIVGVNHHFQYILLGCALIGEETTSAFVWLMRTWLKAVGGQAPVVVITDQDKFLKEAVEDAFTDARHCFCLWHVLTRIPGNLGSINEKETFIEKFSKCIYRSWTVEQFEKEWSKLVDRFELRENEWVHSLYEDRKKWAPTYMQDSFLAGMSTRERSGSITSFFDRYISQEATFKDFIEQYKAFCKDSYDMEAGASLKTQDKQPGLRSFSPFEKQMSTIYTDAVFKKFEDEVFGLASCHLKKEGENEASVIFRVTDLEERQNFIVSWNEADQKVCCLCHSFECRGFLCRHAILVLQVSGVYTIPSHYILKRWTKDAKVRHTVSDGSKRLNCRVQHFNDLCKLAVKLGEEGSLSPDAYHIALQALETVMKHCVDVNNSVRSVLEPVSANHGFIDVEVVDPSCSVAKLSKKKKTYKKRKVQTELDGTAIRLQDSCQQMELMKSRAHKLDNCYVPQQESERGQLNSISPIHEGCYDNQRVTQGQVHSLPTHTRHLGTQQSLQGMLQLQPSPRAPIVHGCYEIRGNPEDMSVGSSRKHRRDKHPPK from the exons ATGGAGATAGATCTTGAACTGCCCTCATGTGAGCAGGACAAGTTAGACATTAGGGCAGATAAGGATGTTAACATTGTAGATGTCACTGATGAGATAAATGTTGAGGAGGAGCGTGTTAGTTACCCGATAATGAGTGATCGTGTTAAGGAAGTTGATGGATTGAATGCAGAACAAGGTATTGGGTCGGATAAAGATGTTGACATTGTAGATATTTCCTATGAGGTAAATGTTGAGGAGGAGCATGTTGGTTCTCCAACAACAAGCTATCATGTTAAGGAAGTTGATGGGTTGAATGCAGAACAAAGTGTAGGGTTGGATAAAGATGTTGACATTTTAGATGTTGCGGATGAGATAAATGTTGTGGAGGAGAGTGTTAGTGCTCTGACAACGAGTGAACATGTTAGGGGAGCTGATGGGTTGAGTGCAGAAGAAAGTGTTAGGTCAGGTAAACATGTTAATGGTGTAGATGTCCCATATGAGATAAATGTTGAGGCGAATGTTAGTTCTCCGACAACGAATGATCATGTTAAGGAAGTTTATGGGTTGAATGCAGAACGACGTGTTGGGTCAGATAGAGATGTTGACATTGTAGACGTCAATGATGAGATAAATGTTGATGAGGAGCATGTTAGTTCTCTGACGAGTGACTGTGTTAAGGAAGAGGATGGATTCAATGCAGACCAAAGTTTTGGGTCAGATAAAGATGTTGACATTGTAGATATCACAGATGAGGTAAATGTTGAGGAGGAGCATGTTACTTCTCCGATAACAAGTGATCATGTTATGGAAGTTGATGGGTTGAATGCAGAACAAAGTGTTTTTAGtttgaatgatcaaaatgatctGAACAATGTCGGGGTAGATTCCCTTGATAAGGGGAAGGGGGTAGTTGAGGAGCCCGAAAATGGTTTGGAGTTTGAGTCTAAGGAAGAAGCTTACTCTTACTACAGGGAGTATGCCCGGTCTGTGGGATTTGGCATCACAATTAAAGCCAGTCGGCGCTCAAAAAAATCTGGAAAGTTTATTGACATAAAAATTGCATGCTCTAGATTTGGAAGCAAGCGTGAGTTGGGAACAACTGTCAATCCAAGAACATGCATCACAAAGACGGACTGCAAAGCTAGCTTGCATATAAAGaggaaagagagtgaaaaatgGGTAGTACATAGTTTTGTAAAGGAGCACAACCATGAGATTTGCCCAGATGATTTCATTTATGCTATCAGCGGAAGGAACAAGAAACCTGCTATCGTTGTTCCTCAGAAGACGGGTCTGCAGTTGGCTTTAGATGAGGAAGATGTAAGAGTAATGTTTGAACATTTTATGTCTATGCAGGATGAGGATCCCAACTTCTTCTATGCAATAGATTTTGACCATGAGAAACGATTGAGAAGTGTGTTTTGGGTTGATTCAAAATGTAAGCGTGATTATAGCAGTTTCTGCGACGCAGTCTTCTTTGACACTTACTATGTTAGAAACAATTATAAAATTCCTTTTGTTCCTATTGTTGGAGTTAATCATCACTTTCAGTACATTTTGCTTGGATGTGCATTGATTGGAGAAGAGACTACATCGGCTTTCGTTTGGTTAATGCGGACGTGGCTTAAAGCAGTGGGTGGCCAAGCTCCAGTAGTGGTTATCACCGATCAAGACAAATTCCTGAAAGAAGCTGTAGAAGATGCGTTTACTGATGCACGCCATTGTTTTTGCTTATGGCATGTATTGACCAGGATTCCTGGAAATTTGGGTTCCATAAATGAGAAAGAAACATTTATCGAAAAATTCAGCAAATGCATTTACCGGTCTTGGACAGTTGAGCAATTTGAAAAGGAATGGTCGAAACTGGTTGATAGATTTGAACTAAGAGAAAATGAGTGGGTTCATTCATTGTATGAAGATCGTAAAAAGTGGGCCCCAACTTATATGCAGGATTCGTTTTTAGCTGGAATGTCAACAAGGGAGCGATCTGGAAGTATAACTTCATTCTTTGATAGGTACATTTCTCAAGAAGCTACATTTAAGGATTTTATTGAGCAGTACAAAGCATTTTGTAAAGATAGTTATGACATGGAAGCTGGCGCTTCTCTCAAAACACAGGATAAACAACCTGGATTAAGATCCTTCTCGCCGTTTGAGAAACAAATGTCAACTATCTATACAGATGCtgtatttaaaaaatttgaggaCGAGGTTTTTGGACTAGCTTCTTGTCATTTGAAGAAAGAAGGTGAAAATGAAGCATCTGTAATCTTCCGGGTCACAGATTTGGAAGAACGCCAGAATTTCATCGTGTCTTGGAATGAAGCAGACCAAAAAGTATGTTGTTTATGTCATTCATTTGAATGCAGAGGTTTTCTCTGTAGGCATGCAATTCTGGTCCTCCAGGTGTCTGGTGTTTACACAATCCCATCCCATTATATTTTGAAGCGTTGGACTAAAGATGCAAAAGTTAGGCATACTGTTAGCGATGGATCGAAGAGGCTTAACTGCAGGGTGCAGCATTTCAATGATCTATGTAAATTAGCTGTTAAGTTGGGTGAAGAGGGGTCTTTATCTCCGGACGCTTACCACATTGCACTTCAGGCATTAGAAACAGTTATGAAACATTGTGTCGATGTGAATAATTCTGTAAGAAGTGTTTTGGAACCCGTGTCAGCTAATCATGGTTTTATTGACGTTGAAGTAGTGGATCCCAGCTGCAGTGTAGCCAAGTTgtcgaagaaaaagaaaacatacaaaaaaagaaag GTGCAAACTGAACTGGATGGCACTGCTATCAGGTTGCAAGACAGCTGCCAGCAGATG GAACTGATGAAGTCCAGAGCACATAAGCTTGATAATTGTTACGTCCCTCAGCAAGAATCTGAACGG GGACAGTTGAACTCAATTTCTCCTATCCATGAGGGTTGTTACGACAACCAACGGGTCACCCAG GGACAGGTTCATTCGTTACCAACACATACTCGTCACTTAGGGACCCAACAGAGCCTGCAAGGAATG TTGCAGCTACAACCTAGTCCCAGAGCACCGATTGTGCATGGCTGTTATGAGATTCGGGGCAATCCCGAAGATATG TCTGTAGGCTCCTCGCGCAAGCATCGACGTGATAAGCACCCACCAAAATAG
- the LOC126611091 gene encoding cytochrome P450 97B2, chloroplastic yields MAGSSLLQPSPPTLINLNFRRGELGYFHSSTTTHLLNSKPSHCPLRCQSTSTEEPKTKRNLLDNASNLLTNFLSGGKIGSMPTAEGAVTDLFDRPLFFSLYDWFIEHGSVYKLAFGPKAFVVVSDPIVARHILRENAFSYDKGVLADILEPIMGKGLIPADLDTWKQRRRVIAPAFHSLYLEAMVKTFRNCSERTIVKFEKLLERESLRGGKAIELDLEAEFSSLALDIIGLGVFNYDFGSVTKESPVIKAVYGTLFEAEHRSTFYIPYWKFPLAKWIVPRQRKFYGDLKVINDCLDVLIRNAKETREETDVEKLQQRDYLNLKDASLLRFLVDMRGTDVDDRQLRDDLMTMLIAGHETTAAVLTWAVFFLAQNPSKMKKAQEEIDSVLGQDGPTYESIKKLEYTRLIAVESLRLFPQPPLLIRRSLKPDKLPGGYNGAKDGYAVPAGTDLFISVYNLHRSPYFWDNPNEFEPERFLVEKKSHVEGWAGFDPSRSPGALYPNEIIADFAFLPFGGGPRKCVGDQFALMESTVALAMLLQKFTVELKGSPDSVEQVTGATLHTKNGLWCKLQKRSDIN; encoded by the exons ATGGCTGGTTCTTCTCTGTTGCAGCCTTCTCCTCCAACTCTCATTAATCTCAACTTCCGGAGAGGTGAATTGGGTTACTTTCACTCTTCAACTACCACCCATCTTCTCAATTCCAAGCCCAGTCACTGTCCTCTCAG GTGCCAATCGACCAGTACTGAGGAACCAAAAACGAAGAGAAATTTACTGGACAATGCAAGCAACCTCCTTACCAATTTTTTAAGTGGTGGGAAAATTGGGTCTATGCCCACAGCTGAAGGTGCAGTCACCGATTTGTTTGATCGGCCTCTCTTCTTTTCACtgtatgattggtttatagag CATGGCTCTGTGTACAAGCTTGCATTTGGACCAAAAGCTTTTGTTGTTGTATCAGATCCAATTGTTGCGAGGCATATTCTTcgagaaaatgcatttagttaTGACAAG GGAGTTCTGGCTGATATTCTAGAACCAATTATGGGCAAGGGACTTATACCCGCTGACCTTGACACTTGGAAGCAGAGGAGAAGAG TTATTGCTCCGGCGTTCCATTCTTTATACTTGGAAGCTATGGTCAAGACATTCAGAAATTGTTCAGAAAGAACAATAGTAAAATTTGAGAAGCTACTTGAAAGAGAGAGCTTGCGTGGTGGCAAGGCAATAGAGTTGGATCTTGAAGCAGAGTTTTCGAGTTTGGCTCTTGATATTATCGGGCTTGGTGTCTTCAACTACGACTTTGGTTCTGTTACCAAAGAATCTCCTGTAATTAAG GCAGTGTATGGCACTCTTTTTGAAGCTGAACATCGGTCCACCTTTTATATCCCATATTGGAAATTTCCACTGGCAAAGTGGATAGTGCCCAGGCAACGGAAGTTCTACGGTGATCTGAAGGTTATAAATGACTGTCTTGATGTACTCATCAGAAATGCGAAAGAGACCAGAGAG GAAACAGATGTTGAAAAACTGCAACAAAGGGATTACTTAAATCTGAAG GATGCAAGCCTATTGCGTTTCTTAGTTGATATGCGTGGAACAGATGTTGATGATCGTCAG TTGAGGGATGATTTGATGACAATGCTTATTGCTGGCCATGAAACGACGGCTGCTGTGCTTacttgggctgttttcttcctTGCACAA AACCCGTCCAAGATGAAGAAAGCGCAAGAAGAGATTGATTCAGTGCTTGGACAGGACGGACCAACTTACGAATCAATCAAAAAATTGGA gtACACCAGACTTATCGCGGTAGAGTCTCTTCGTTTGTTTCCCCAACCCCCCTTGCTTATTAGACGTTCTCTCAAACCAGATAAGCTACCAG GAGGATACAACGGTGCAAAAGATGGTTATGCGGTTCCCGCTGGGACTGATCTCTTCATTTCT GTATATAATCTCCATCGATCTCCATACTTTTGGGACAATCCTAATGAGTTTGAACCGGAGAGGTTTTTAGTCGAAAAGAAGAGTCACGTTGAAGGATGGGCTGGTTTTGACCCTTCTCGAAGCCCTGGAGCGTTGTACCCGAATGAG ATTATAGCAGATTTCGCCTTCTTACCTTTCGGTGGAGGGCCAAGAAAATGCGTCGGAGACCAGTTTGCTCTAATGGAGTCAACTGTGGCACTGGCTATGCTGTTGCAGAAGTTCACCGTCGAGCTAAAAGGATCCCCGGATTCAGTGGAACAAGTTACAGGGGCAACACTCCACACAAAGAACGGATTGTGGTGCAAGTTACAGAAGAGGTCCGATATAAACTGA
- the LOC126611090 gene encoding protein FAR1-RELATED SEQUENCE 2 isoform X1, translating into MEIDLELPSCEQDKLDIRADKDVNIVDVTDEINVEEERVSYPIMSDRVKEVDGLNAEQGIGSDKDVDIVDISYEVNVEEEHVGSPTTSYHVKEVDGLNAEQSVGLDKDVDILDVADEINVVEESVSALTTSEHVRGADGLSAEESVRSGKHVNGVDVPYEINVEANVSSPTTNDHVKEVYGLNAERRVGSDRDVDIVDVNDEINVDEEHVSSLTSDCVKEEDGFNADQSFGSDKDVDIVDITDEVNVEEEHVTSPITSDHVMEVDGLNAEQSVFSLNDQNDLNNVGVDSLDKGKGVVEEPENGLEFESKEEAYSYYREYARSVGFGITIKASRRSKKSGKFIDIKIACSRFGSKRELGTTVNPRTCITKTDCKASLHIKRKESEKWVVHSFVKEHNHEICPDDFIYAISGRNKKPAIVVPQKTGLQLALDEEDVRVMFEHFMSMQDEDPNFFYAIDFDHEKRLRSVFWVDSKCKRDYSSFCDAVFFDTYYVRNNYKIPFVPIVGVNHHFQYILLGCALIGEETTSAFVWLMRTWLKAVGGQAPVVVITDQDKFLKEAVEDAFTDARHCFCLWHVLTRIPGNLGSINEKETFIEKFSKCIYRSWTVEQFEKEWSKLVDRFELRENEWVHSLYEDRKKWAPTYMQDSFLAGMSTRERSGSITSFFDRYISQEATFKDFIEQYKAFCKDSYDMEAGASLKTQDKQPGLRSFSPFEKQMSTIYTDAVFKKFEDEVFGLASCHLKKEGENEASVIFRVTDLEERQNFIVSWNEADQKVCCLCHSFECRGFLCRHAILVLQVSGVYTIPSHYILKRWTKDAKVRHTVSDGSKRLNCRVQHFNDLCKLAVKLGEEGSLSPDAYHIALQALETVMKHCVDVNNSVRSVLEPVSANHGFIDVEVVDPSCSVAKLSKKKKTYKKRKVQTELDGTAIRLQDSCQQMELMKSRAHKLDNCYVPQQESERGQLNSISPIHEGCYDNQRVTQGQVHSLPTHTRHLGTQQSLQGMLQLQPSPRAPIVHGCYEIRGNPEDMEQSVGSSRKHRRDKHPPK; encoded by the exons ATGGAGATAGATCTTGAACTGCCCTCATGTGAGCAGGACAAGTTAGACATTAGGGCAGATAAGGATGTTAACATTGTAGATGTCACTGATGAGATAAATGTTGAGGAGGAGCGTGTTAGTTACCCGATAATGAGTGATCGTGTTAAGGAAGTTGATGGATTGAATGCAGAACAAGGTATTGGGTCGGATAAAGATGTTGACATTGTAGATATTTCCTATGAGGTAAATGTTGAGGAGGAGCATGTTGGTTCTCCAACAACAAGCTATCATGTTAAGGAAGTTGATGGGTTGAATGCAGAACAAAGTGTAGGGTTGGATAAAGATGTTGACATTTTAGATGTTGCGGATGAGATAAATGTTGTGGAGGAGAGTGTTAGTGCTCTGACAACGAGTGAACATGTTAGGGGAGCTGATGGGTTGAGTGCAGAAGAAAGTGTTAGGTCAGGTAAACATGTTAATGGTGTAGATGTCCCATATGAGATAAATGTTGAGGCGAATGTTAGTTCTCCGACAACGAATGATCATGTTAAGGAAGTTTATGGGTTGAATGCAGAACGACGTGTTGGGTCAGATAGAGATGTTGACATTGTAGACGTCAATGATGAGATAAATGTTGATGAGGAGCATGTTAGTTCTCTGACGAGTGACTGTGTTAAGGAAGAGGATGGATTCAATGCAGACCAAAGTTTTGGGTCAGATAAAGATGTTGACATTGTAGATATCACAGATGAGGTAAATGTTGAGGAGGAGCATGTTACTTCTCCGATAACAAGTGATCATGTTATGGAAGTTGATGGGTTGAATGCAGAACAAAGTGTTTTTAGtttgaatgatcaaaatgatctGAACAATGTCGGGGTAGATTCCCTTGATAAGGGGAAGGGGGTAGTTGAGGAGCCCGAAAATGGTTTGGAGTTTGAGTCTAAGGAAGAAGCTTACTCTTACTACAGGGAGTATGCCCGGTCTGTGGGATTTGGCATCACAATTAAAGCCAGTCGGCGCTCAAAAAAATCTGGAAAGTTTATTGACATAAAAATTGCATGCTCTAGATTTGGAAGCAAGCGTGAGTTGGGAACAACTGTCAATCCAAGAACATGCATCACAAAGACGGACTGCAAAGCTAGCTTGCATATAAAGaggaaagagagtgaaaaatgGGTAGTACATAGTTTTGTAAAGGAGCACAACCATGAGATTTGCCCAGATGATTTCATTTATGCTATCAGCGGAAGGAACAAGAAACCTGCTATCGTTGTTCCTCAGAAGACGGGTCTGCAGTTGGCTTTAGATGAGGAAGATGTAAGAGTAATGTTTGAACATTTTATGTCTATGCAGGATGAGGATCCCAACTTCTTCTATGCAATAGATTTTGACCATGAGAAACGATTGAGAAGTGTGTTTTGGGTTGATTCAAAATGTAAGCGTGATTATAGCAGTTTCTGCGACGCAGTCTTCTTTGACACTTACTATGTTAGAAACAATTATAAAATTCCTTTTGTTCCTATTGTTGGAGTTAATCATCACTTTCAGTACATTTTGCTTGGATGTGCATTGATTGGAGAAGAGACTACATCGGCTTTCGTTTGGTTAATGCGGACGTGGCTTAAAGCAGTGGGTGGCCAAGCTCCAGTAGTGGTTATCACCGATCAAGACAAATTCCTGAAAGAAGCTGTAGAAGATGCGTTTACTGATGCACGCCATTGTTTTTGCTTATGGCATGTATTGACCAGGATTCCTGGAAATTTGGGTTCCATAAATGAGAAAGAAACATTTATCGAAAAATTCAGCAAATGCATTTACCGGTCTTGGACAGTTGAGCAATTTGAAAAGGAATGGTCGAAACTGGTTGATAGATTTGAACTAAGAGAAAATGAGTGGGTTCATTCATTGTATGAAGATCGTAAAAAGTGGGCCCCAACTTATATGCAGGATTCGTTTTTAGCTGGAATGTCAACAAGGGAGCGATCTGGAAGTATAACTTCATTCTTTGATAGGTACATTTCTCAAGAAGCTACATTTAAGGATTTTATTGAGCAGTACAAAGCATTTTGTAAAGATAGTTATGACATGGAAGCTGGCGCTTCTCTCAAAACACAGGATAAACAACCTGGATTAAGATCCTTCTCGCCGTTTGAGAAACAAATGTCAACTATCTATACAGATGCtgtatttaaaaaatttgaggaCGAGGTTTTTGGACTAGCTTCTTGTCATTTGAAGAAAGAAGGTGAAAATGAAGCATCTGTAATCTTCCGGGTCACAGATTTGGAAGAACGCCAGAATTTCATCGTGTCTTGGAATGAAGCAGACCAAAAAGTATGTTGTTTATGTCATTCATTTGAATGCAGAGGTTTTCTCTGTAGGCATGCAATTCTGGTCCTCCAGGTGTCTGGTGTTTACACAATCCCATCCCATTATATTTTGAAGCGTTGGACTAAAGATGCAAAAGTTAGGCATACTGTTAGCGATGGATCGAAGAGGCTTAACTGCAGGGTGCAGCATTTCAATGATCTATGTAAATTAGCTGTTAAGTTGGGTGAAGAGGGGTCTTTATCTCCGGACGCTTACCACATTGCACTTCAGGCATTAGAAACAGTTATGAAACATTGTGTCGATGTGAATAATTCTGTAAGAAGTGTTTTGGAACCCGTGTCAGCTAATCATGGTTTTATTGACGTTGAAGTAGTGGATCCCAGCTGCAGTGTAGCCAAGTTgtcgaagaaaaagaaaacatacaaaaaaagaaag GTGCAAACTGAACTGGATGGCACTGCTATCAGGTTGCAAGACAGCTGCCAGCAGATG GAACTGATGAAGTCCAGAGCACATAAGCTTGATAATTGTTACGTCCCTCAGCAAGAATCTGAACGG GGACAGTTGAACTCAATTTCTCCTATCCATGAGGGTTGTTACGACAACCAACGGGTCACCCAG GGACAGGTTCATTCGTTACCAACACATACTCGTCACTTAGGGACCCAACAGAGCCTGCAAGGAATG TTGCAGCTACAACCTAGTCCCAGAGCACCGATTGTGCATGGCTGTTATGAGATTCGGGGCAATCCCGAAGATATG GAACAGTCTGTAGGCTCCTCGCGCAAGCATCGACGTGATAAGCACCCACCAAAATAG
- the LOC126611092 gene encoding VQ motif-containing protein 22-like — MSSTGTMSSNPNDHWLQFYNQNLNSSTPSSLFCHDQVSDATVVTTTTTTSSLPGHAGSGHPSSSTNNSLSPDQGRVSKPARKRSRASRRTPTTLLNTDTTNFRAMVQQFTGGPSTVSFPTGASNFSFGLGPTRPQSFVVPPGAAGCHPLQPQQQQLLQQQQQQQQQYQQRHNQQYLFSLRNNDNVNGDHGFLERMSSRVGPTSMVMGLSSDHDQHEFLREGIASQLPSSARPPSSNSSANENRSYMF; from the coding sequence aTGAGTAGTACTGGAACCATGTCCAGCAACCCTAATGATCACTGGCTCCAATTCTACAACCAAAACCTGAATTCTTCTACCCCTTCTTCACTGTTTTGCCATGACCAAGTCTCTGATGCCACCGTcgtcaccaccaccactacaACTTCATCTTTACCAGGTCATGCCGGTTCAGGCCACCCGAGCTCCAGCACCAACAACAGTTTGAGTCCGGATCAAGGCCGCGTTTCGAAGCCGGCCCGCAAAAGGTCTAGAGCCTCAAGAAGAACTCCCACCACGCTGCTCAACACTGACACCACCAATTTTCGTGCCATGGTGCAGCAATTCACTGGGGGTCCTAGTACGGTGTCGTTTCCCACTGGTGCTTCGAATTTTAGCTTTGGTCTCGGCCCCACTAGGCCACAGAGCTTCGTGGTGCCTCCCGGGGCGGCCGGGTGCCATCCTCTACAGCCTCAGCAGCAACAActcttacaacaacaacaacaacaacagcaacaatACCAACAACGCCATAACCAGCAATACTTGTTTTCGCTGAGGAACAATGACAACGTTAACGGTGATCATGGGTTTCTTGAGAGAATGTCATCAAGAGTGGGACCCACAAGCATGGTGATGGGACTGTCGTCCGATCATGATCAACATGAGTTTCTGAGGGAGGGTATTGCATCCCAATTGCCTTCTTCGGCTAGGCCGCCCAGCTCTAATAGTTCTGCCAATGAGAACAGGAGTTACATGTTTTGA